One Aneurinibacillus migulanus genomic region harbors:
- the ccsB gene encoding c-type cytochrome biogenesis protein CcsB, translated as MLTIAFIFYCIATILFFVAVTGKSFRNRTPEEHGKRFGRFAYVMATIGFLAHAVFIGMRWYIGGHIPTSNMFEFMQFLGFAMTLAFLGIYLIYRIPLIGAFVMPFSVIIIAYAAVFPREVTPLIPALQSYWLQIHVSTAALGEGAFAVGFAGGLMYLLRTVNLKEDSASAVWLEIVMWVICTLIAFIVLVFSFQLAGYQATFKAPFQMSTGQVVESQVKYHIPAVVGPKDGTLETTDKMKPWFEAPGFMKGNQAARKFNTLIWSVAGGTLLYGVTRLAFRRRISAIVSKWVQDLDPELVDEISYRAVAIGFPIFTLGALIFAMIWAHEAWGRFWGWDPKEVWALITWLFYSAYLHLRLSRGWQGKKSAWMAVIGFILVMFNLVFVNLVISGLHSYA; from the coding sequence ATGTTGACCATCGCATTTATTTTTTATTGTATAGCGACCATTCTGTTCTTCGTTGCTGTGACAGGAAAAAGCTTCCGTAACCGCACGCCCGAGGAGCACGGTAAACGGTTCGGCCGCTTCGCGTATGTGATGGCGACCATCGGCTTTCTTGCGCATGCCGTGTTCATTGGGATGCGCTGGTACATAGGAGGGCACATTCCTACCAGTAACATGTTTGAATTCATGCAATTCCTTGGCTTTGCGATGACACTTGCGTTTTTGGGAATATATCTTATTTATCGTATCCCGCTTATCGGCGCCTTTGTTATGCCGTTTAGCGTCATCATTATCGCCTATGCCGCTGTATTTCCACGTGAGGTAACGCCTCTTATTCCGGCGCTGCAAAGCTATTGGCTGCAGATTCATGTGTCGACGGCGGCGCTTGGGGAAGGAGCATTTGCGGTCGGCTTTGCCGGTGGATTGATGTATTTGTTGCGGACAGTTAATTTAAAAGAAGATTCAGCATCAGCCGTTTGGCTGGAAATTGTTATGTGGGTCATCTGTACGCTTATCGCTTTCATCGTTCTTGTCTTCTCTTTCCAACTGGCGGGGTATCAGGCGACGTTTAAAGCTCCGTTTCAGATGTCGACCGGCCAGGTGGTTGAATCACAGGTGAAATATCATATACCAGCGGTTGTCGGGCCGAAGGATGGGACGCTGGAGACTACGGATAAAATGAAGCCGTGGTTTGAAGCACCGGGTTTCATGAAAGGGAATCAAGCAGCGCGTAAGTTCAATACGCTTATCTGGTCCGTGGCTGGCGGTACGTTGCTGTACGGTGTCACCCGACTGGCATTCCGCCGGAGAATTTCCGCTATAGTAAGCAAATGGGTACAAGATTTAGATCCGGAGTTAGTCGACGAGATCAGCTACCGGGCTGTGGCTATCGGGTTTCCGATTTTTACGCTTGGCGCTTTAATTTTTGCGATGATATGGGCACATGAAGCATGGGGCCGCTTCTGGGGATGGGATCCGAAAGAAGTATGGGCGCTTATTACATGGTTATTCTATAGCGCGTATCTCCATCTGCGCCTTTCGCGGGGCTGGCAAGGGAAGAAATCGGCATGGATGGCTGTTATCGGCTTCATCCTTGTTATGTTCAACCTTGTCTTTGTTAACCTTGTTATCTCAGGTCTTCATTCTTATGCATGA
- the resB gene encoding cytochrome c biogenesis protein ResB: protein MLDNVKCECGHANPVGTTLCESCGAPLADGTAANQKLDMRYEGAARRSQVYQKTIVDRVWNFFSSVRNAVIMIVLTLIASAIGTIFPQERYIPVPKPAEQYYPEAYGTLGLIYYKLGFHNLYSSWWFIALMLGIGISLVICSLDRVVPLYRALKKQRVKRDKKFLQIQKVSTELDASDKDAEQLAVSLEEALKKKRYHVRREQNALLGEKGRFSRWGPYINHIGLIIFLVGCLMRLIPGFYLDQYVWVREGQTVPVPETNYYVKNVQFVKEYYQDDEFPEKLDLDGVVVKEYKTKAILYENENADIPGSEPKLKQVTQHDIQVNHPLKYEGLLLYQSGEQENQLQALNLNLMDTATKQPLGSVKLDLLSPPKEVKASNDVTVQVLQYFPDFALDENKQPITKSTEPNNPAFIVNTVSPKTPNGEKQWIFLGNTLTADGKEPTITYTFTKPDLVDMTGLMVRKDNSIPVIFFGAAISMIGLVMGFYWQHRRIWFQIEGDRLLVAAHTNKNWFGVKNEVVKILEANGYHISAAQLEKEAKQS, encoded by the coding sequence ATGTTGGACAATGTAAAATGCGAATGCGGACACGCAAATCCGGTCGGAACGACACTGTGCGAATCATGCGGCGCGCCGCTGGCGGACGGAACGGCTGCAAATCAGAAGCTGGACATGCGTTATGAAGGGGCTGCCCGACGCTCGCAAGTCTATCAGAAAACGATTGTTGATCGCGTATGGAACTTCTTCTCTTCCGTGCGGAATGCGGTCATTATGATTGTATTGACGCTTATCGCGTCAGCCATTGGAACGATTTTTCCGCAGGAGCGCTACATTCCGGTACCCAAACCAGCGGAACAATACTATCCGGAAGCGTATGGAACCCTTGGTCTTATTTATTACAAGCTCGGGTTTCATAATTTGTACTCTTCCTGGTGGTTTATCGCACTCATGCTTGGAATTGGAATTTCACTCGTCATATGCAGTCTGGACCGTGTTGTTCCGCTGTACCGTGCACTGAAGAAGCAACGTGTAAAGCGGGATAAGAAATTTTTGCAGATTCAAAAGGTTAGCACGGAGCTTGATGCTTCCGATAAAGATGCGGAGCAGCTGGCTGTTTCGCTTGAGGAAGCGTTGAAAAAAAAGCGCTATCATGTACGCCGCGAACAGAATGCCCTGCTCGGAGAGAAAGGTCGATTCAGCCGTTGGGGTCCCTATATTAATCATATAGGATTGATTATTTTTCTAGTCGGCTGTCTCATGCGGTTGATTCCCGGTTTTTATCTCGATCAGTACGTATGGGTGCGAGAGGGACAAACCGTTCCTGTGCCGGAGACGAATTACTATGTCAAAAACGTGCAGTTCGTCAAGGAATATTATCAGGATGACGAATTTCCAGAAAAGCTGGATCTGGATGGCGTTGTCGTAAAGGAGTACAAAACGAAAGCGATACTCTACGAAAATGAAAACGCTGATATTCCAGGCTCAGAACCGAAACTAAAGCAGGTAACGCAACATGATATCCAAGTAAACCATCCATTAAAATACGAAGGATTATTACTATATCAATCAGGAGAACAGGAAAATCAATTACAGGCGTTGAATCTAAATTTGATGGACACAGCTACTAAGCAGCCACTGGGCAGTGTAAAGCTGGATTTGCTTTCTCCGCCGAAAGAAGTAAAAGCAAGCAATGATGTAACGGTTCAGGTACTGCAGTATTTTCCTGATTTTGCGCTTGATGAGAATAAGCAGCCGATTACGAAATCGACCGAACCGAATAACCCTGCGTTTATCGTTAATACGGTTTCACCTAAGACGCCGAATGGCGAGAAGCAATGGATTTTCCTAGGTAATACGTTGACGGCCGACGGCAAAGAACCGACAATAACATATACATTCACCAAGCCCGACTTAGTCGACATGACTGGTTTAATGGTACGCAAAGATAATAGTATTCCGGTGATTTTCTTCGGGGCAGCCATCAGTATGATAGGGCTTGTAATGGGCTTCTACTGGCAGCATCGCCGCATCTGGTTCCAGATAGAAGGGGATAGACTATTGGTAGCCGCGCATACGAACAAAAACTGGTTTGGCGTGAAAAATGAAGTTGTGAAGATTTTAGAGGCGAACGGGTATCATATCTCCGCCGCGCAATTGGAGAAGGAGGCTAAACAATCGTGA
- the resA gene encoding thiol-disulfide oxidoreductase ResA: MGTRKITRLVVLAVIVLAVGWTFYTAYFKDKTTVQVGKTVPDFVAQQVGGGKVQLSQLKGKAVVLNFWGTYCPPCREEMADLNKASKEFANKDVIILAINVGESEIPVQSFARQYKLDALPLLMDPSRDITRKYQIGEMPSTFFVKADGTLYKHIVGGPMSYKTIQDNMQQIAP, from the coding sequence ATGGGGACACGTAAAATAACGCGGCTGGTTGTGCTGGCAGTAATTGTTTTGGCTGTCGGTTGGACATTTTACACCGCTTATTTTAAAGATAAAACGACTGTGCAAGTCGGAAAAACTGTGCCCGATTTTGTAGCTCAACAGGTCGGCGGAGGGAAAGTGCAGCTAAGTCAATTAAAAGGCAAAGCGGTTGTGCTGAATTTTTGGGGTACATATTGTCCGCCGTGCCGGGAAGAAATGGCTGACTTAAACAAGGCATCGAAAGAGTTTGCGAACAAAGATGTTATCATTCTTGCCATTAATGTAGGTGAATCGGAAATTCCAGTCCAATCGTTTGCCCGTCAGTATAAGCTGGATGCGCTGCCCTTGTTAATGGACCCATCGCGTGACATTACCCGCAAATACCAGATTGGTGAAATGCCATCCACTTTTTTTGTGAAAGCGGACGGAACGCTCTATAAGCATATCGTAGGCGGGCCGATGTCATACAAGACGATTCAGGATAACATGCAGCAGATTGCTCCGTGA
- a CDS encoding pseudouridine synthase — protein MERLQKIMAQAGVASRRKCEELIVSGRVKVNGVIIQELGYKADAARDEIEVDGKKIARENHVYFLLNKPTGYITSVTDPQGRKTVLDLMEGIEERIYPVGRLDYDTSGLLLLTNDGEFANRITHPRHELDKVYEAIVKGRMEEEALIRLRQGIELEDGMTAPADAVRLRFNEKSKTTLIQLTIHEGRNRQVRRMCEAVGHPVRRLKRVRLAFLTLEGVPEGGYRPLTAEEVTRLYAL, from the coding sequence ATGGAACGATTACAAAAAATTATGGCTCAGGCAGGTGTGGCTTCCCGTAGAAAGTGCGAGGAGCTGATTGTTTCGGGTCGTGTAAAAGTGAACGGCGTCATTATACAGGAGCTTGGTTATAAAGCTGATGCCGCCCGCGACGAAATTGAAGTGGATGGGAAAAAAATTGCCCGTGAAAATCATGTGTATTTTCTGCTAAATAAGCCAACTGGCTATATTACATCTGTTACTGATCCGCAGGGAAGAAAGACGGTACTTGATTTAATGGAAGGAATAGAGGAACGGATTTATCCAGTGGGGCGACTTGATTACGACACGTCCGGTCTGCTGTTACTTACGAACGACGGCGAGTTTGCTAACCGTATTACACATCCGCGCCATGAATTGGATAAAGTGTATGAAGCGATCGTAAAGGGAAGGATGGAAGAAGAGGCACTTATACGACTCAGACAGGGGATTGAGCTTGAAGACGGGATGACAGCACCGGCTGACGCCGTACGGCTACGCTTTAATGAGAAAAGTAAAACGACACTTATCCAACTTACCATTCATGAAGGTCGGAACCGTCAAGTACGGAGAATGTGTGAAGCAGTCGGGCATCCGGTCAGAAGATTAAAGCGTGTAAGGTTGGCGTTTTTGACGCTGGAGGGAGTACCTGAAGGGGGATATCGGCCTTTAACGGCAGAAGAAGTGACTCGTCTATATGCGTTATAA
- a CDS encoding spore maturation protein encodes MVSAKGVEKVVYAIVGQASIWAIPLLLSYVLAYALYKRVPVYDTFVSGAKGGFGTAIRIMPSLVGMMVAITIFRESGALDLLLKALRPLLDLVHFPSEVLPLSLLRPITGSGSLAITTDLIAQHGPDSYIGRLASTIQGSTDTTLYVLTVYFGAVAVRHTKYALKVGLMADFVGVVASLLVVWLVFG; translated from the coding sequence ATGGTATCAGCGAAAGGAGTGGAGAAGGTAGTGTATGCGATTGTCGGGCAAGCTTCTATCTGGGCGATTCCACTGCTTCTATCTTATGTGCTCGCCTATGCATTATATAAAAGAGTGCCTGTGTATGATACGTTCGTATCCGGTGCCAAGGGCGGGTTTGGGACAGCCATTCGCATTATGCCATCCCTTGTCGGCATGATGGTGGCGATTACAATATTTCGGGAATCAGGAGCGCTTGATTTGCTGCTGAAGGCGCTTCGGCCACTGCTTGATTTGGTGCATTTTCCGTCGGAAGTACTGCCTCTTTCGCTCCTTCGACCGATTACTGGTTCGGGATCGCTTGCGATTACAACGGACCTAATCGCTCAGCATGGCCCGGACTCGTACATTGGACGTCTGGCGAGTACCATTCAGGGAAGTACAGATACGACGCTCTATGTATTGACGGTATATTTCGGCGCGGTGGCAGTGCGCCATACAAAATATGCCCTCAAGGTAGGCTTGATGGCAGATTTTGTAGGAGTCGTCGCTTCGCTTCTTGTCGTATGGCTCGTATTCGGATAA
- a CDS encoding nucleoside recognition domain-containing protein translates to MVNYIWAGMILIGIATAFFNGSAEAVNKAIFEGAKTGVTITFGLISILVFWMGVMKVAEEAGLLKQMARLLGPLARWLFPTIPKDHPAFGYILSNMTANLFGLGNAATPMGIKAMQELQKLNPKPDTATPAMCTLLALNTSSMTLIPTTIIAIRMNYNSVNPADIVGTTLLATFIATCSAIIIDRWYQRKEWRR, encoded by the coding sequence ATGGTTAATTATATATGGGCAGGCATGATTCTTATCGGAATTGCGACTGCATTTTTTAACGGAAGTGCGGAAGCTGTCAACAAAGCGATATTTGAAGGAGCCAAAACGGGTGTTACGATTACATTTGGGCTGATTAGCATTTTGGTTTTTTGGATGGGCGTGATGAAAGTAGCGGAAGAGGCGGGATTGTTGAAACAGATGGCTCGCCTGCTCGGTCCACTTGCCCGCTGGCTGTTTCCGACGATACCGAAAGATCATCCGGCGTTTGGTTATATTCTATCCAACATGACAGCCAATCTGTTCGGATTGGGCAATGCGGCGACCCCGATGGGTATTAAAGCGATGCAGGAGTTGCAAAAGCTTAATCCAAAGCCGGATACAGCCACACCGGCGATGTGTACGCTACTGGCATTGAACACCTCGAGCATGACGCTGATTCCGACTACGATTATTGCAATCCGTATGAATTATAACTCGGTCAATCCCGCCGATATTGTTGGGACAACACTGCTCGCCACATTTATTGCCACCTGTAGCGCCATCATAATCGATAGATGGTATCAGCGAAAGGAGTGGAGAAGGTAG
- a CDS encoding D-alanyl-D-alanine carboxypeptidase family protein, with product MRKLVMILIVSLLALPQFVQAADSTPPPVSAETAVLIDVASGRILAEKQGEKRMRIASLTKIMTAIVALEEGDSQDIVTTSDKAYAKEGSSIYLKRGEKMKMEDMLYGLMLRSGNDAAVAIAEHVGGSVEGFARLMNEKAEYLGMQSSHFTNPHGLDDSDNHYSTARDMAVLTAYALQNPEFRKIVSAEVKSIPWEGEKWERKLLNKNKMLHLYKGADGVKTGYTKLAKRCLTSSATRNGQQLAVVVLNAPNDWDDSMKWLDYGFSHYPLTEIVKEKQRMGEEKQEDGVLAYYSSRSFSYPLSAEEKSLVDVRLIRNINQPFLEITLGESVLGKVKLTMEQETMAQALNNRFTSNLESFMRTMLEGM from the coding sequence ATGAGGAAACTCGTTATGATACTGATTGTCAGCCTGCTGGCGCTCCCTCAATTCGTACAGGCTGCAGATTCCACTCCGCCGCCTGTATCTGCGGAAACCGCCGTCTTGATTGATGTTGCTAGCGGTCGCATTCTGGCGGAGAAACAAGGAGAAAAAAGAATGAGGATCGCAAGCCTGACGAAAATCATGACTGCTATTGTGGCATTGGAGGAAGGCGATAGTCAAGATATCGTTACCACATCAGACAAAGCTTATGCTAAAGAAGGCTCCTCCATTTATCTAAAACGAGGCGAAAAGATGAAAATGGAGGATATGCTATATGGATTAATGCTCCGTTCTGGTAACGATGCTGCGGTAGCTATTGCTGAACATGTTGGTGGTTCAGTGGAAGGATTTGCCCGTCTGATGAATGAGAAAGCAGAATATCTTGGCATGCAGTCCAGCCATTTCACGAATCCGCATGGGCTTGATGATAGCGATAATCATTACTCAACCGCGCGAGATATGGCTGTGTTAACGGCATATGCGCTTCAGAATCCTGAATTCCGCAAGATTGTCTCCGCTGAAGTTAAAAGCATTCCATGGGAAGGCGAGAAGTGGGAGCGTAAGCTGTTAAACAAGAATAAAATGCTACATCTGTACAAGGGGGCAGACGGAGTGAAAACCGGGTACACGAAGCTTGCGAAGCGTTGTCTTACTTCATCGGCAACCCGCAATGGACAACAGCTTGCTGTTGTCGTTCTGAATGCACCTAATGACTGGGACGATTCGATGAAATGGCTCGATTACGGATTCAGTCATTATCCTCTTACCGAAATTGTTAAGGAAAAACAGCGGATGGGTGAAGAAAAGCAAGAGGATGGGGTGCTTGCTTATTACAGCAGCCGGTCATTCTCCTACCCGTTGAGTGCGGAAGAAAAATCATTGGTCGACGTACGGCTTATACGTAACATCAACCAGCCGTTCCTGGAAATTACACTAGGTGAATCGGTGCTTGGGAAAGTAAAGCTTACGATGGAGCAGGAGACAATGGCACAGGCGCTCAACAATCGCTTCACATCGAATCTGGAGTCGTTCATGCGAACGATGCTGGAGGGAATGTAG
- a CDS encoding PH domain-containing protein: MKMSEPRRMHPIAALLSGLRALREMLLPLTILFISSVFRGDMNEGKDLLWRLGSAGVIVVGTLLWGILVWSRYRYSVEEGELRVEHGVLIKKRNFIAKQRIQTVDFTEPLLHRLFGVVKVTVETAGGEKPEAMLTAVTREEAERLKQELMFNRNTNADIVSEEEMKTDAKVRAEVEPDFTYQLPVKQLVIYGATSGGLGVVLSLFAAGFSQISDVLPYERIFAFFNHFVISALLILAFLVLLVAWFLGVAGVMLKYGGFTLTKTGDKLLITRGWLERRQLTVSINRVQAVRITEGLLRQPFGLVTVQVDTAGYGAAKGETTVLFPLLRRNEAIMMIERVLPGFCVQTDLQPLPRRAAGYYMLRWVMIALVAYLAIFLWTTDPWRYGIFLLILPAVLFGWLQYRAGGFAIHGHKTLVLRSRCIARTTSFIPRRRIQFAYLRRMPWQRLARLTSYVAVIVSGKSGAKLAVHHIEETDGQHLYDWIRTDRKREE; this comes from the coding sequence ATGAAGATGTCTGAGCCGCGTCGCATGCATCCTATCGCCGCGCTGCTGTCAGGACTGCGTGCTTTACGAGAAATGTTGCTTCCACTCACCATTTTGTTCATATCAAGCGTATTTCGAGGTGATATGAATGAGGGGAAGGATTTGCTGTGGAGGCTCGGCAGCGCAGGGGTTATCGTCGTGGGTACGTTATTATGGGGAATTCTCGTCTGGAGCAGATACCGTTATTCTGTGGAAGAGGGGGAACTGCGCGTTGAGCACGGTGTCCTTATTAAAAAACGGAATTTCATTGCTAAGCAGCGCATTCAGACGGTAGATTTTACAGAACCCCTGCTGCATCGGCTGTTCGGTGTGGTGAAAGTAACAGTAGAGACGGCTGGTGGAGAGAAGCCTGAAGCGATGCTCACCGCAGTCACGCGGGAGGAAGCCGAACGACTGAAGCAGGAACTAATGTTCAATCGAAATACCAATGCAGATATTGTATCGGAAGAGGAAATGAAGACAGACGCTAAGGTACGTGCAGAGGTGGAGCCTGACTTCACTTATCAGTTGCCTGTAAAACAGTTAGTCATATATGGTGCTACATCCGGTGGACTGGGTGTGGTGCTATCGTTGTTTGCAGCCGGGTTCTCCCAGATAAGCGACGTGCTACCTTATGAACGGATTTTTGCTTTTTTTAATCATTTTGTCATCTCTGCGCTGCTTATCCTTGCATTTCTTGTTTTGCTTGTAGCCTGGTTTTTAGGCGTTGCGGGCGTTATGTTAAAATACGGTGGATTTACACTGACGAAGACAGGAGATAAGCTGTTGATCACCCGGGGATGGTTGGAACGCCGCCAGCTCACTGTTTCGATAAATCGAGTACAGGCGGTTCGTATTACAGAGGGTCTTCTACGCCAGCCGTTTGGACTGGTAACCGTTCAGGTTGATACGGCAGGATACGGGGCGGCTAAGGGCGAGACAACGGTACTGTTCCCATTGCTGCGGCGGAATGAAGCAATAATGATGATCGAACGTGTACTTCCCGGCTTCTGCGTGCAGACCGACTTGCAACCACTACCTCGTCGGGCTGCAGGTTATTATATGCTGCGATGGGTAATGATAGCTTTGGTTGCCTACCTCGCTATTTTTCTATGGACAACTGATCCATGGCGCTATGGAATTTTTCTGCTTATACTGCCTGCAGTGCTATTCGGCTGGTTGCAGTATCGGGCCGGAGGTTTTGCGATACACGGACATAAGACGCTTGTGCTCAGGAGTCGCTGCATCGCTAGAACGACCAGTTTCATTCCTCGCAGACGCATTCAGTTTGCGTATCTTCGAAGGATGCCGTGGCAGCGTCTTGCTCGCCTCACTTCGTATGTGGCGGTTATTGTTTCTGGTAAGTCCGGTGCTAAGCTTGCCGTTCATCATATAGAAGAAACAGACGGCCAGCATTTGTACGATTGGATACGTACGGATCGTAAAAGAGAAGAATAG
- a CDS encoding PH domain-containing protein translates to MDKNETFWQRIDRRAPRVWRLVNGIVSAVLWLAVAGGVVLHLMAGMPRIIVWLLAAGALLHLVIEVFILPERSWRRWRYFIGEDEIHLRYGVLIVKQTVIPMVRVQHVDTKQGPFLRRYGLASVTFSTAAGSHEIPALSVEIADEVRDVIARLARVSDEDV, encoded by the coding sequence ATGGATAAAAACGAAACGTTCTGGCAACGAATCGATAGAAGAGCTCCCAGAGTATGGCGTCTTGTAAACGGTATCGTGTCGGCTGTATTGTGGCTGGCGGTTGCAGGCGGAGTTGTATTGCATCTGATGGCGGGAATGCCCCGCATTATCGTATGGCTGCTAGCCGCAGGGGCACTCTTACATTTGGTGATAGAAGTGTTTATACTGCCGGAACGTAGCTGGCGCAGATGGCGCTATTTTATTGGGGAAGATGAGATACATTTGCGTTATGGTGTACTAATAGTCAAACAGACCGTAATTCCGATGGTACGGGTGCAGCATGTGGATACGAAGCAGGGTCCGTTCCTGCGGCGTTACGGCCTAGCAAGCGTGACCTTTTCCACTGCGGCGGGCAGCCATGAAATTCCAGCTCTTTCTGTTGAAATAGCTGATGAAGTACGTGATGTGATTGCGCGTCTAGCGAGGGTTTCTGATGAAGATGTCTGA
- the scpB gene encoding SMC-Scp complex subunit ScpB has protein sequence MDVGKLKAIVEGLLFVAGDEGIEAKQLASILDLELHEVIALMDEMKHDYKEQQRGLQIVEIAQAYQFTTRPEFAEYFERLAYTPSHATLSQAALETMAIIAYKQPITRLELEEIRGVKCESSISRLISKNLIKEVGRADTIGRPILYGTTKEFLEYFGLRSLDELPPPPDFSAEGPDVEQEAYLFYKKDKEDSTS, from the coding sequence ATTGATGTAGGAAAGTTAAAGGCGATTGTAGAAGGTCTGTTGTTCGTAGCTGGTGATGAAGGAATCGAAGCGAAGCAGCTGGCTTCCATTCTGGATCTGGAACTTCATGAGGTTATCGCATTAATGGATGAGATGAAGCATGACTACAAAGAACAGCAGCGCGGGCTGCAAATCGTTGAGATTGCTCAAGCATACCAGTTTACGACAAGACCCGAGTTTGCCGAGTATTTCGAGAGACTGGCATACACACCGTCCCATGCAACGCTGTCCCAGGCAGCGCTGGAGACAATGGCGATTATTGCATATAAGCAGCCGATTACTCGGCTTGAGCTGGAAGAGATTCGCGGAGTGAAGTGCGAGAGTTCCATTTCCCGCCTAATAAGCAAGAATCTTATTAAAGAGGTAGGACGGGCCGATACGATAGGCCGGCCGATTTTATACGGAACAACAAAAGAGTTTCTTGAGTACTTCGGCTTGCGCAGTCTGGACGAGTTGCCGCCGCCTCCTGATTTCTCGGCCGAAGGGCCGGATGTGGAGCAAGAGGCATACCTGTTCTATAAAAAAGATAAAGAAGATAGTACGTCCTGA
- a CDS encoding segregation and condensation protein A — protein sequence MGVDIKLDSFEGPLDLLLHLIDRAEVDIYDIPVVEITDQYMNHLYIMQELQLDVASEFLVMAATLLAIKSKMLLPKREEQMFDEWGIEPYEEEEDPMEELVQRLLEYKKYKQLAETFREREKEQSRVYTRPAEDLSQFVPEEENPISNVTIYDLVDALQKALKRVNRKDQAVKVQRDEISLKDRMEEIDQLLSVAGGRVSFSQLLEKQESKIEIVTTFLALLEMMKKRSVVCQQDGLFEEIMVSRMREDTV from the coding sequence ATGGGAGTCGACATCAAACTGGATTCGTTTGAAGGTCCGCTTGATTTGCTGTTGCATTTAATCGACCGGGCAGAAGTAGATATTTATGATATACCGGTTGTGGAAATTACTGATCAATATATGAATCATCTATACATTATGCAAGAGCTGCAACTCGACGTAGCCAGCGAATTTCTCGTTATGGCGGCTACGTTACTTGCTATTAAAAGCAAAATGTTGCTACCTAAGCGAGAAGAGCAAATGTTTGATGAATGGGGCATCGAACCATATGAAGAAGAGGAAGACCCCATGGAAGAATTAGTACAGCGTCTGCTGGAATATAAAAAATACAAACAGCTTGCGGAGACGTTCCGTGAGCGGGAAAAAGAACAAAGCAGAGTATACACGCGACCTGCAGAGGATTTGAGCCAGTTCGTTCCTGAAGAGGAAAATCCGATTTCTAATGTGACGATTTATGACTTGGTGGATGCATTGCAGAAAGCGCTGAAGCGTGTAAACCGTAAGGATCAAGCTGTAAAAGTACAGCGTGATGAGATTTCCTTGAAGGACCGCATGGAAGAAATCGACCAATTGTTATCAGTTGCAGGTGGTCGTGTATCCTTTTCGCAATTGCTGGAGAAACAAGAGTCAAAAATTGAAATCGTAACAACATTCCTTGCGCTGTTGGAAATGATGAAAAAGCGGTCCGTCGTTTGTCAGCAGGATGGACTGTTTGAGGAAATCATGGTGTCGCGGATGCGGGAGGATACAGTATGA
- a CDS encoding site-2 protease family protein, producing the protein MFNFDWDSLLYRIIAFVIAFSIHEWAHAFVAYKLGDNTAKNEGRLTLNPISHVEPIGMLMILFGPFGWARPVPVNMFHFRGNRRLGMVFVAIAGPLTNLILAFLFLQAGWYLATTDVMNTWPAWAATLVSNTITWSFAINVALFVFNLLPVAPLDGSKIFRYILPRRFDSFFERMEPYGMFVLLLLIFIPGLGSIVLYQPYEWVQNALFSLMR; encoded by the coding sequence TTGTTTAATTTTGACTGGGATTCGCTGCTGTACCGGATTATCGCCTTTGTTATCGCCTTTTCAATTCATGAATGGGCGCACGCATTTGTAGCGTACAAGCTTGGCGATAATACGGCAAAAAATGAAGGGCGTCTGACATTAAATCCGATTAGCCACGTCGAGCCGATTGGTATGCTGATGATTTTATTCGGCCCGTTCGGCTGGGCGCGGCCGGTTCCGGTGAATATGTTTCATTTTCGTGGTAACCGTCGCCTAGGAATGGTGTTTGTAGCGATAGCAGGCCCTCTGACTAATCTGATTCTTGCCTTTTTGTTTTTGCAAGCAGGTTGGTACCTGGCAACAACGGATGTCATGAATACATGGCCGGCATGGGCGGCTACACTGGTTAGCAATACGATTACATGGAGTTTTGCTATCAATGTAGCACTGTTCGTATTTAATTTGCTGCCGGTGGCACCACTGGACGGCTCGAAAATTTTCCGCTATATTTTGCCGCGTCGTTTCGATAGTTTCTTCGAACGGATGGAGCCGTACGGTATGTTTGTGTTGTTGCTTTTGATTTTTATTCCCGGTCTTGGCTCAATTGTGCTGTATCAGCCGTATGAATGGGTGCAAAACGCACTGTTTTCCCTGATGAGATAG